The segment GAATAAATACTTTTCGGCTAACACCTGTCAATGCCGGTAAAAAAACGTCCCGCCTATTAAGCAACCGCTTAGAGgttgagaaacaaaattatcaacTCTTAAAACCTAACTTTTATGTTTgataaattgctaaaaatttggattttgttgCAGGACGTGGAATCAGGTGGCGAAATCGGAACCATCAGCAAAAGATGCGATGGCGACAGTATTTCGTTGGCCTCCTCAACGCACTTCACCATGATCGGGGGTGTCAGCGTCAAGGGGCGAAGAAGAAGCCGCTGCTGCAGCCAATCTCATCGCATCACTGTTCTCGTTCTTACCATGAGTTTCATTTTCCTACTAGGCATCACTATCGCATGCATCCTTATGGAAAGTGAGtatcatgaatttattttttttttaaattcgttagTGCCTCAACTTGACCTAATATGGCTTGGATTTGTTAGCGTCTATGTTAGTGATGAAAAGAATCGGTATTAAACTTGACCCAGCTCATATTTTGGTTCAGCTACAAAAACGTTTTTAGATTTCTGGTGTTTCACggaaattgtgaaatattcGTTTAAAAGCATGTTTAAATCATGATTAAACAGCCTTTAGCAGCAATAACATGTACAAGACGTCTTCTTGACAGTTCAATTGCAAGaggaataatataaaataaaaagttcatCAGTTGGACGCTTGAGCTCATTGTAAGTGGTAtgccataaataaaaaacagcggcacgccaattttttctcacattCACACCCAGCTCAAGGCAAACCTCACATCTTGTGAGtcaatttacataaattatttatccatTTGGACCACGTGCAGCacataatgaaaaatgcaattttgaaCGGTGTCGcttattttgacatttttgtttcagtgcGAGTTAAGGAATACAACGCGCGGTGATATGATTCCGAGTGGCTGTTTGGACAAAGAGTGCTGTGGAGTTTAAGCTCGATATTCTGAGTGCTAAAGCTATAATGCTGCTTCAACTGAAATGTgctgtaatatttattttgaattgatactgttaagataatttatataaaataatagatgcgactgcaaaattaaaaataatgcattgtattcaaatcaatttaaatcttttgttCTCATTTTTAAACCCTCGTACGACTGTGCAAtaccaaaaaaaaattatttatcttggtaagttatatttattaaaaaaaatataaaagacttacatttcattgatttaaaattatctaggtggacttgtaaaaatttgcaaaagcaGTCGGACCAACTCAGCTTTTGATTGCCCCTTTCTGCGCTCTTTCATCGTGTTTCACAACTTATTCTTTTGGTAAAATCATAAtgcgtaaaaaattatctacgTTCCCCCTCTCTTTAGGACCATGCTTTCCTCAAAAATGCAACTTGGTGCattgaaatattcacaatcCCTTTTACAACGACCTTGCAGCATGCAGGTAAAAAACAGAGCTCCGCCGCCGCGGGaggcaaatttggaaaaaattagtcCAATAAAAGAGGTCAACCTTAAAATGAACTGGCAGAGCATGATTTGccacaagaaaaaatatttttgttgatccTAAGCTGGATCAAGGACAGCTGAGCCCGTGCGTTAGCTGACAAATTCATAGGCGCGCCGGTCGACCTATTGAAATGGTTTCTGATGAAAGGACGAGGAAGTGATGCGACTGGTTTGAACCAGGCacagagaaattaattaattaggagAAAAAGCCAGCGCTCTCGACCTAAGGCTATGACATACCCTGGGTTGCTTCACTCGACACGCCGACCTTGGGGCGGCCGCACGAGGAAAACACCAGGTAGGTATAATTTGGGTCCATCCTACGCGGCCTTCAGTGACCGACGACGCCGCCGGACCGGCCGGGGGTCACCCAACACCCATAGCACCAACTGCATTCCGCGGTCGAGACCGAGCAAAGCTGCGCGCCGTGTCGCCCACAACAATAAGACACGAGATTTATTAATATGCGTCGAGCGTCACGCCAAAGCATTAGAGTGACCCCTGTTCATTGTGCGTTCAAGAGCCAAAAACTTCGTGACacgcattaatttaatcaataaaggGTTTCACGGAGGACATATCCGCAAAATTGAATCAtatgttgaataaaatttaaaattattacatggTTAAACTTTGCGCGGTAAATAATTCAGAATGGTCAGCTGATAGTGGAATATTGAGAGGGTTAAATAATACATTCTGGTATTTTACAGCGACTGTTTAAGCCCCGCAGGCCATATATGCAGCACTTTACCACTTTAcctataaaacaaaattcaaaaccaaaGTTTTAGCTGCAGAAAATTCTGAACCAGCAATCGTTAAAAACCACAGGCAAAACTCAATGctgagcaaaatttataagagGAGCCTTGTAACAAAATCTTGTCAACCCCACCACTCACCGTTCCCGTGATtcgttgattttaaatttcaaaaatttcctgcgtttaatatatttaaattttttttaaaaatataaccatTGTTACTGCATACTTAGTCAGCGCTATGGACAAATTTTCTACAACATTTTAGGAGATTTCGCAACATTGGTCTGAGTATATAGTTTGCcttattacttaaaaataaatcctgcatttatttaaatattgaaagttCCTTGTAAAACCTATTTTGATGttgcgataaaaaatatattgctgcTTTATGAGTTCTCTTAAGCCCCCAGCAGAATGTTTTTACTCTTCAATGTTATGAACAGTTCTCACAATAATTAACTCCAATATccataattaaaatccaatttgcgGCTAGCAGAGTTATCATTACCGCACTAATTCCATTTTCCCATAACCTTACCTCAGTAGTAATTTTTTGACTAGAGTTTAAGTTCTCGCGAAAGTAAGAAAACTTAATCATATTCATTATTGTTTGTGCATCATATGTGTAATAAGTTATAGAAAGGGCTGTACTCACCTCTATCTCCTGAAGGGTCTGCGTCCAGGAAAAGTTTTCAAAGTCAAAACCATTGCCTGCGTTAGGCACCAATTTGCCCTTGTCTTTGTCCTGCTCTTCGTCATCACTCTTTGACTCTTCTTCTTTCTTGACATCATCTTTGGGCGCTTCTTTCTTCTGCTTTTCCTGAACAAAAAAGAGCTATTTGTAACAGCACACCATGCAGAGGTTTCAATGGTCGATGAGTTTGCCGTGCATGCAAAATTGCAGAGGAAGATTACAAAAATGCAGGATGTTTTGAAATCAGATGCTGAATAGAATTCACGCGGTTCATTTCAGAATAACGCTTTGCAATACCTATTTTCCTTGCAGTCAAATcaagaaagtaaaaatgcaaCTAAAAAAGCCCTATACGCTCAGCTAGAGAATGTGGCATTAGTAAGTGAATTAAAACCTGCTCGATTTCCTTCTGAATTCTCTCAGCCTCTTCATCAGTTAGCTCTGTGACAGTGGCACCCTTCTTTgattcttcttcttcctcctccttcTTCTTTTTGGCTCTTTCATGGCGCTTTCTCTCTTCCTCAGCAATTTCTGCCTTCTTCTTCCTTCTCTGCTCCTCTGCACCCTTGGCATGTTTATTAAATGCGTCTAGCACCATCTAGAGGAGCGAAcacaattttgctttttcacggggactcaaataaaatctagAAGTTTCTTAAGTGCTTCAGagctgatttttctttaatcaaAAGAGAGTACGAACCTGTTCTGCCTGCCCATCTGGGGCTCCTGTGTAAAAGTCCGTCTTGCGCAACAGGAAACCAAAGACAGTGTCCAACATCTAGCAATGCAAAATAGATTTTAGAAGTATGTAAAAGATGAACAAATATTGAagttattatttcataaaaaatatataaaattgaaacaattccCAAACTGGAAGTGTAAATTTTCTACTGGTTTGTATTGTACGCGGTCACGatacaagaaatttaaaaatttgtgcaagGAGAACAATCACAGAATCAATTCGAGCACACTGGTTTGGCTAATCCCAAGCCTCGTCTGCAAACATGTCTAATTAAATACTAAACCCACCAGTCACCCGGCACATGTGCACACAGACTGACGAGCGTGACTTATTCACACCCTCTATCGATAGACTCTGTTTTTGTTtcctctaaaaaatattttaaaatttcttttcaaccCATGCAAAGAATTTTTGGGACGTCTTCCCGGCCCTGGTCGCCTGTGTAAGtacatatgtatattttgGACTTTCAACATCTTATTATGTACATGCATAATTTTGTATATTCTAGCTTGCTCAAATCTTTGAAGTTCGTCATGATCCGAAGGTGTAACATTGTTTCCAAAATATGGACAAACTCTTTAACTtttagcatttaaattaatccttAAAACTATCTTTTCAAAAACTGactatttccaaaatttatcacTCCTAGAGAAAACAAAGAAGAAGCCGGATGAAGTTTGTAATACCTCTGGAACTCCTCCTTCCATTTGTTGTGCCATAGAAAAGAGCAGAGCATCGAAATTTTCTTGGTTTGCACTCATTTTGCTTGAATGATTTCAAAAACTGGTTGAACTTTGCGCTAAATTGTTGTTTTGGTTTGAGAACCAAAAGATCGGAATGTCAACGTGATTCAGCGCAGGGCGGCCAGGAcgcattcatttgttttatttgtttgccgCCTACAGCTGGATTTGAGGGCGGGTACCAGTTTGTTATCAAGCAGTCAGTAGTTGTTGCGCTTTAAACTCAAGTTGCAGGAGAACAAAACATTAAATCCAGTCAAATTACATTATCATAGATCAAGGACTTTTATAAAgttatatgtatgtattaatAGTAAGCCTATTTGATGAGTTATTCAACCTGCTACTtgtataattgaaaaaaatggacaGCTATTTTCTGCTTGTTCGCCTGATTATCTTTAGTCTCTGCAGTGCGTTTTTGCCCGCTCTGATAAAATGGGTATGCTATAATATCTAATATAACTTTCTGCAAATCGCTATTCAacgctgaaaataatttcaggtcGTTGACACAAGGCAAAGAAAATCAGAGATAGAAAAGCAACTGCTAGCCGAGCTGAAATCAATGAAGATGGAATTAATGGGAATTTCCATGGTCGATGAGTTTGCCCGGCATGCAAAATTGCAGAGGAAGATTACAAAAATGCAGGATGATTTGAAATCAGCTGGTAAATAGCATTCACACAGTTCATATCAGAATTATGTTATGTAATACCACCTATTTTCCTTGCAGCCAACTCAAGAATGTTAAATGCAACTAAAAATAAGGCCCTATACACTCAGCTAGTGAACGCGGCACTAGTAAGTGAAGTAAATTCGTCTGATGATAGTTTTTATAATAGCTTTAAATTGCAGGGATTGTATTTGATTTACTTGGTTTGGAACTACAGATATGTGCCTGTTTTAACACTATCAGAGGGCTGGCTTTACCCTATTGATGGTCTCCTCAGCTGGCCAACAGGTGAAAAAGGTGCAATTTCAGTTGCAGCTTGGCTTGCTTTGTCCAGGACAAGTATAAAAGTTTTCTCCAGTATGAAGGCTTAAAATAAAGGAATACACATtcataaaactaattttttaatatccctaaatccatttattttgttatttgataACAATGGTATCGAGATTTGAGACTCTCAGTCTTGACAAGAAGTACAATCACccaagaaagtaaaaatatccaTACTTTGTTCTGGTTACATTATAAAACCTTAATGTGTTATTGTTATAATCATATCTCTTAAGATGGAAAGTTTGGCAAGGTTATTGCTGAAAATAAGCCATGTAAAATGAATTAGAATATATCAGAGAATGGGAATGAAGCTGTGTCTGGATAAGCGAGATCATTCAAGAAGCAGCATGTTCCGGCTAGTCCTTCATACAGGCTGAATGGGCAATCTGGCTTCAACAAATATGGCTTGAACTCTTCAGAATCGATGAATCTGGCAAATGCATGAGCCCGCTGCAAGTAGTGTTGCTCTCCTGTCAGACGGAACAGAAGCAAAAAGACATAGCCACTACCAGCTACGCCATGGCAAATTCCTACAAAccaaatacataaattatcaaaattattaaacaagaTTTGAAACTTACCAGGCCCCTTAGTGAGCAAGCCTTTGTTCCATGTGACTTCAGCACACTTAACGCATGATTGCAGGTATTTCTCATCATTCCAAGTTTGATAGGCTTTGGCCATTAGGTAGACAACACCTAGACATTTCCAGTAATGAgttaggaaataaataatattgtccGGTTTTGATTACTCTCTGAAAGGTAACGggtattttaatcaaaatttgagagcGCAGTTGTTTGTCTTACAAATAGATtccaatttgataaaaaaaatcaaatatatgaTTTTGGGGTTTACAAAGGCTTATCCAAATTAAGacagaggtctcagccagccaatCTATGCCACACTAGCCGGCTAATTTAAGATCACGTAATCAGCCCGCCCAAtaccaaagaaaaaaaatattctcttgGCCTAAAGTGTCagtaagcactatcaaacttcactattaaaattgtatcaaCCGCACCAACCGCTCGAAAAAAAATGCTCAGCCGCCGAGCTGAAATTTCGTTTGAGCAAGGCAGCCAGCCGCtgtctcaaaattaaacagctgAGACctacagttaaaatattttgaactcgCATACCTGGAGCGCCATGGCACCAATGGACCAGTTCATCAGACTCGGATCTAGAAGCAGCTCCGGTTTCTGATTGGTCACAGGGAAAATTTCCAGAAGGAGTTTGCAGAGAAAGAAGATAGTCGACGCTGGCTTGGATATCTTTTTCGACTGAAGGGTCACTGCTGCTGATGAAGCTTGGGACGCTCAGCAGGGCTTGCAGAATAGTGCACAAGCCATGTGCTGCGCctaattaacttaattaataattgacttTAAACAATGCTTGAGTCAACTTGCCAAAATACTCGGTGTTGTAGTAAGCAAACATCAGTGGGCAAGGGCTGCGATGATGGCGTGCATAGTGTCGACCAGACTCGACAATGGTGGTGCACACGGCCATCAGGTCTTTGTCAGCGATCACAGGTTTCTGCAGAGCTTTCCGGAGCCACAGTACACCCATAAGGTAACCAGCTCTGCCGACAAAGAGCTCATCACTTCCGCAGGTCAGGAAATTCgtctttttgcaatttgccaATCCCTGGGCATAGTCCCTCAGGAAACCTTCATCTGAAAAGGGGAGTTTTTCAGTAAAGAAATATAACACTAGAAAACTAAActgtaaaatgtttattttaaattcaagtcTGAGAATTTTACCATTGTACATTGCGGCAGCAACAGCATTGATTCCTGCATTTCCAAGAATGAACGCTGTGTCGTCCTTTGAACTGCCATCTTTGTTTCGGATCGCCCCAAGCGCAGCTGCCAGATATTCCTTGCCTTTGGTAACCAGGGCTTCCCTGCTGTCTTGAAAAAGCGGCGACTTGCTGAGGTGATAACAGAGATAGCCTATCCCTGCTATGCCAACATAGATACCGCCCTCCGTGTCCTTTGGGTCCGGCGGTTGTTTCTGGATGATAGCTTCATATTTCTCAATGACACTGCACTTGAGCAAGCTGCGGTTCAGCACGCTGTCCTCCCCAATTGGAATATTGTTTGGCAAATACCGTGATTGGGAACTCATACTAACGTCTTCTATAACTGAAGGAGACTAAAAGCCGCGCTATCTCTAGAGCTGACAAggaaaataaccaaaatatcGCCACACCCTCTTGGCAAACAAATAAGGAAATCGcgctaaaattcaaaagttctTGATACGTTTCTGccgcaaggtttaattttaaaattgtcaatcaGAACAAACTTCTCCATCTTCATGATCTATACTAGCGTCAGTTCTGTTTGAATGTCCAGCAGCTCTTCTCTTTTCAGAGTGTAATTCAAGTCTTGAATTAGCAACTGCCCCTCGACTGTCCAATGAATCCCTGCTTGTATTATGTTCCAATCGGATTTCTCGATATCCACTTTGAATCTGGGACTTCTGATTTCTCCCATCAGGATTAGGCAACATTTGagacctaaaatattttatattgaaatcgCAATATAATGGAATACGTTTGaaaacgataattttttactgaaaagtTCTTCAAAATACCTGGTTTCTAAATTATCGGTGCGACATGGTCTTCCAGGAGAAAAATCTCTGCGTCTGTATTTTTCTTCAGGTCTCCTTTCACTGAATTTCCAAGAGCTACCTGCAGCCCTTGGCGACGGCGACCGAGAGTCTTTGATGTACCTCCGATTTTCCTCCCTTGGTTGATGAGAGCTTGCATATTCCTGATGCCTCCTGCTTTCATAAGGCGAAATAGACCTTTGATTTGGAGAAGTCTTTCTGTAGTAAGGTCCTGGAGACCTTCGACTAGATGAAAAATATCCTGCTAGCTCTGGAGAACGACTCCTTctataagtaaaataataaatatgtgaacacttaattaattaacaaaataactattttgaaaaaacgtTTGTGGATTTGATAGTTGAATTTCTTTGGTCAAATCACCTCCTTTGTCTGTAGTCTCTGTCATCAGGTAGTCTTCTCCTGTCCCTATATTCAGGTGATCTTGCTCtatcttcaaaatatttccttctTTCACTGTCGTTGGGGGACCTGCGTCGCTCACGGTCTTCAAGTTCCCACTTTCTTTCCCGCTCCCTCCTTGATTCCCTCTCCACAGACCTCCTTCGCTCCCTCTCAGGTGATCTTCTCCTGTCCCTTTCGAGAGGCCTCCTTCGGTCTTCAGGAGTTCGCCTCCTGATTCTTTCAGGTGACGCCATTCTCAAAGTTTCTGGAGATTTCCTATGGTCAACATTTAATACTTTGAGGTGCCTTTCAGGCGATTTACGCCCCTTCTTCGAGCTGCTGCTAGGTCTCTCCTGCTCGGGTTTCGCTTTAACCCCCAATTGAGTCTGCTTTTCCTGTTTCATAACGGGCGAATAAACTCCCAGGTCTTTCCGCATTTCCTCTGACACGTCTATGTCTAACTGGTCGTCGCGTTCTTTGCATGGTGAGTCGCCAAACATTTCGGACATGATGAAGTTAAGCTTCTTCATTTTTGAGCTTGGTGTAAGACATTTCAACGATACAGACAACTTTTCTAGATGAGGTTTCATTGCATTGGGAGTGGAAGTGGTCATGGATGGCTGATAAGAAACAAACGGCGAAGGTGATCTGGACATTTCCGATCCAGAGGTGTAGTGGAGGTGGAAGTCCTGAGAGGTGCCGCTGTCATTGGATTTCCGCCCAGTGCTTGGGAGTGAAGCAGGTGCAAACTCTATTTGGTGCTTAGGAGTTGCCATACTTATTACAGGCGACATATTTGACATTGAAGGAACCAACTCCCTTTCTTTAGGTTTagctgttttctttttcaatctTGGAGGGGTTAGTTTCTTGGATTTAGGCACTTCATTCGATTTTTGCTCAGGTGAATTGGGCATTTTGACTGGTGAGATAATTGAAGACAGGTGATTTTCCAAGGCTGCTTGAAGAGGGACGCAAACCATTTTCTTAGGTGGCTCATCTACACTTGTATCATTATTCTCTTCAGTACTTGTGGTTCCAGCTGATCCACACTTTATCTTCAGTAcccttttccttttgaaaggaaatctgGAAGCTGGAGTCACTGCTTTAGGCGTTTCACTCGCGGCACTCAAGCGAGACATATCAATCATGAGCCGAGTTGAATTGGCAGAGGTAATTGAGGAATTGAATGAATGGTTTGGTGACTGTGGCTTTGTAAGTGCAAACGTGGTTGTGGCACTTGGCGATTCTGGTGTAACGTTTTCTTGAGGAGGGCCTGTGCAGACTGGAGTTGCATGCAAAGGGCTTAGTAGATTTGGCACTATATTCTTTAGAGGGGTGGGCATAATACTGTTGACGGCTTCATTCAGCTCTTTCCGCGCACTGTCATCACTGGTAGCACTAGTAACAGGCGAGATTTCAATCTGTGGAAAAATTTGGTTCGGCAAGTGCTTGCCCGGCGTTTGAGGGGGACCAGCAAACTCAGGGGAAAGAGACTTTTCTGTGCTGCTAAAAACTTCAGGCTGTGGTTTTGACAACATTTCAGACAAACGCCCGTCTAGGAGAAATTTTCCTGGTGTTACAGGATTCTCATTGGGAGACAAAACTGGCACAGCagctttctttttcttctttttgtcAGGCAAGTTCATTCTTTCTTTTCCAGACTCCAGAAAAGATTTGAAAAGGTCACCGTGCTGGGAGTCACCATCTGAATCATAATAACTACTGTTTACCCTTGGtgaaagcttttttatttccttggcGAGAGAAATCGGTGAACTGCCTTCTACTTCTTTGTGGATACGCTCAGCTCTCAAAATCCTTGACTCATTCGAGTTTTCTTTTGTTGAAGAAGCGTGCGATTCAAGTGAAGTGTCAGAATGTCGCTCCACAGTTTCTTGTTTCTCCAAGTTCTCGACATTCTCAGATGGCTGTATCTTTCTCGAGTCATTTGGAGAAACATCAACATCACAAGATTTGTTAAGTACCAGCACTTGAGATTTAGTTTCTGTTGACGGTTCAGCAGTTCTGTCACTTTCACGCGTTCccaaattttccactttttctgGAGGACTGCACTGTTGAACTTTTTTAGAAGCACTTTCAGCAATGGGTGCATCCCTATGAGCCACTAGCACTTGAGGTTTTTCCACTGGCTGTTCGGATTTATTCGATTTATTTGCAGTCTCACATGGTCTAGGTGAGGAATGACTCTCACTCTCCTTTCTCTTAGAAGCCATCCTAGTAGATCTCCTCCTTTCACCTTTAGGTACCGAAGTAGCACTGGCAGCAGGTTTCTTACGCACTTCAGAAGAATCATTTTTTGAAGCACGTGATTTGTTACTCCCTGACGTTTTCCTACTCCTTACACGTGCACTTGAGCGCGATGGCCTCTTTTCTTCAAGTTTTTGTGAAGGTCTCTCACTTATCTTTATGACTGTTGATATTTTGTCAGCTGTAATGGATGCTGCCTCTGCTACCTTTGATTGCTGCGATCTGGATCTAGACATATCTTCGTTTTGGGTTTGACTGCTGCTCAATCTTACATAATCACCTCTTCTAAACAAGATTGAATCTCTCCTGTGAAACAGTtcgttaatttttctcaagtttATAGAAACACAACAACTTACTCCCTAGTAAGATTAGCAAGctcgtttttattaaaatcaagctCGGCAACAGCTGTTGCATAGAGAACAGAAATATTTCTATTCAGAGAAGCTTCCCTTTTGgaaagctttttgttttctgtCTTGAGTAACGTATTTTCGATTTCAAGCTCCTCAACCCTTTTCTTCAAATCCGAGTTTTCTAATTCCAACTAAAACAGAGACAAACGCcgttaaatataataatggtGGCTGACATAGAAAACGATTCAGGTTGCCTTCCTTACAAAAATGATgtagttcatattttttggggAGTCAGtacaaatgtaaataaaatttcaattattattgtgcatttttttaaactggatCAATACAGggcaacatttgaaaattatttgatttgttggATACAGTCAGATGCAGCAGTTGAtcgttgaaaaatttgttatataatttgtaataaaaaaatttctacagtcaatattcaaaatttctccaaattaaaatttacagtgctttcttggcagatttcgattcctctcgttgagataTATCCAACGGTGTTCTACTATATTATGCCACATTTTGGGGAaactttgttgtgaaataaaattagatttaaagtAAACACCCAAGGAGACAGTCCACACCATTTGAAAAGGATtactaactttgcagccacttttctaaaaaatttagtgcTAAAGGTCCATAATTAGGGCTTCAACTAAATCCTAtagcaacaaggattttccaggtttagcagtacattttttcaattctcttTAACTATACATATCATACAATATTATGGTAGATTCATATTTGCACCAAAGTAAAGATGCAACTAAATTTGGTGCGAATAGGATGAAGAGAACCCTCTGCGTTCTCACCTAATTCGAAATTGGTCTAAACTGTACCTGCATGTTTATGTATGTTATGTACAACTAACTACTAACAACTAGTGATGTTACATACCTCTTTTATATTCCGTTCAGATCGAAAATCATCTAAGTTTGCATAAATATCAATCTCTTCGTCGGCCATTGCTCCTGTCAACCTAAAACGACAACATTAATGTGGGATTTCTGAAATCGAATATTTAGTATGCATATAGAAACACTGCCTCGCTGCTtagattttatgatttaactTACATCTCTGCGTTGAGAAGCGGGCACTCGGCTGTCAACACATCTGATTTATACCAATTTGACCGTAGCGATGGTAGCGATAAACCATTTTCATCCGCAGTAATCTTTCACTTTCTTTCCTCTTCAAAGTGGCCCATTCCACGTTGTGTTTACATTCTCGTTTGGCGCGAATTATATTACACAACATGGTTTAAAGGATTCAACTGTGGGGGCGCAAAGATCGCTTTAGAGGACCAGTCAGACCAGTGTGGTTGGGTGGGTGTTTCACAAAACAAAACCTAAAACCTTCTAAGCTTCATTATATGTATCTATATTTTTAGTGTTCTACAAAGTTCAAACTGTTTGCTGCTGAAAAGCGAAAATGAACGTGGAGCTTGACGCGTTAAATGAGGCACTGAAGGCAGTGAGTTCCCTCAGGTCATGCGTGGGCAACTTTTTCTTGTCTTTGAGTCAAGGAGTGCGTTCAGAACATG is part of the Cloeon dipterum chromosome 1, ieCloDipt1.1, whole genome shotgun sequence genome and harbors:
- the nudC gene encoding nuclear migration protein nudC — translated: MSANQENFDALLFSMAQQMEGGVPEMLDTVFGFLLRKTDFYTGAPDGQAEQMVLDAFNKHAKGAEEQRRKKKAEIAEEERKRHERAKKKKEEEEEESKKGATVTELTDEEAERIQKEIEQEKQKKEAPKDDVKKEEESKSDDEEQDKDKGKLVPNAGNGFDFENFSWTQTLQEIEVRVDLGKTPLKSRDLFIDIRKTHLRCGIKGRDAIIDGPLPHEIKVDESTWTLDAGRSLLINLEKVNQMNWWNRLITTHEEINTQKINPEPSKLSDLDGETRGLVEKMMYDQRQKELGLPTSEDQKKQDMLKKFMEQHPEMDFSKCKFN
- the LOC135944912 gene encoding guided entry of tail-anchored proteins factor 1 — protein: LKKMDSYFLLVRLIIFSLCSAFLPALIKWVVDTRQRKSEIEKQLLAELKSMKMELMGISMVDEFARHAKLQRKITKMQDDLKSAANSRMLNATKNKALYTQLVNAALGLYLIYLVWNYRYVPVLTLSEGWLYPIDGLLSWPTGEKGAISVAAWLALSRTSIKVFSSMKA
- the LOC135933999 gene encoding lanC-like protein 3, producing the protein MSSQSRYLPNNIPIGEDSVLNRSLLKCSVIEKYEAIIQKQPPDPKDTEGGIYVGIAGIGYLCYHLSKSPLFQDSREALVTKGKEYLAAALGAIRNKDGSSKDDTAFILGNAGINAVAAAMYNDEGFLRDYAQGLANCKKTNFLTCGSDELFVGRAGYLMGVLWLRKALQKPVIADKDLMAVCTTIVESGRHYARHHRSPCPLMFAYYNTEYFGAAHGLCTILQALLSVPSFISSSDPSVEKDIQASVDYLLSLQTPSGNFPCDQSETGAASRSESDELVHWCHGAPGVVYLMAKAYQTWNDEKYLQSCVKCAEVTWNKGLLTKGPGICHGVAGSGYVFLLLFRLTGEQHYLQRAHAFARFIDSEEFKPYLLKPDCPFSLYEGLAGTCCFLNDLAYPDTASFPFSDIF
- the LOC135933993 gene encoding serine/arginine repetitive matrix protein 1-like encodes the protein MLTGAMADEEIDIYANLDDFRSERNIKELELENSDLKKRVEELEIENTLLKTENKKLSKREASLNRNISVLYATAVAELDFNKNELANLTRERDSILFRRGDYVRLSSSQTQNEDMSRSRSQQSKVAEAASITADKISTVIKISERPSQKLEEKRPSRSSARVRSRKTSGSNKSRASKNDSSEVRKKPAASATSVPKGERRRSTRMASKRKESESHSSPRPCETANKSNKSEQPVEKPQVLVAHRDAPIAESASKKVQQCSPPEKVENLGTRESDRTAEPSTETKSQVLVLNKSCDVDVSPNDSRKIQPSENVENLEKQETVERHSDTSLESHASSTKENSNESRILRAERIHKEVEGSSPISLAKEIKKLSPRVNSSYYDSDGDSQHGDLFKSFLESGKERMNLPDKKKKKKAAVPVLSPNENPVTPGKFLLDGRLSEMLSKPQPEVFSSTEKSLSPEFAGPPQTPGKHLPNQIFPQIEISPVTSATSDDSARKELNEAVNSIMPTPLKNIVPNLLSPLHATPVCTGPPQENVTPESPSATTTFALTKPQSPNHSFNSSITSANSTRLMIDMSRLSAASETPKAVTPASRFPFKRKRVLKIKCGSAGTTSTEENNDTSVDEPPKKMVCVPLQAALENHLSSIISPVKMPNSPEQKSNEVPKSKKLTPPRLKKKTAKPKERELVPSMSNMSPVISMATPKHQIEFAPASLPSTGRKSNDSGTSQDFHLHYTSGSEMSRSPSPFVSYQPSMTTSTPNAMKPHLEKLSVSLKCLTPSSKMKKLNFIMSEMFGDSPCKERDDQLDIDVSEEMRKDLGVYSPVMKQEKQTQLGVKAKPEQERPSSSSKKGRKSPERHLKVLNVDHRKSPETLRMASPERIRRRTPEDRRRPLERDRRRSPERERRRSVERESRRERERKWELEDRERRRSPNDSERRKYFEDRARSPEYRDRRRLPDDRDYRQRRRSRSPELAGYFSSSRRSPGPYYRKTSPNQRSISPYESRRHQEYASSHQPREENRRYIKDSRSPSPRAAGSSWKFSERRPEEKYRRRDFSPGRPCRTDNLETRSQMLPNPDGRNQKSQIQSGYREIRLEHNTSRDSLDSRGAVANSRLELHSEKRRAAGHSNRTDASIDHEDGEVCSD